The DNA segment GACTTCCCACATAAAGAACTGCTCAAGCGAGGATTGAGCGTCGAGTCATTTGACGAATCTGGTGTGATCAAACTTTTCGGGTTGAAAATCGAGCACAACAACAGCTCACTGGCGGACGTGTCTTGCTACTTGCTGGCGCAGGAAACAGGACGGCCGCTCTTGACTGGAGATGGCAGGTTACGGCGGCAGGCACAACGCGATGGGCTGCGGGTACACGGTGCACTTTGGTTACTGGATCTTATGGTTGAGCATAAAATGATCAACGAACAGCACGCAGCAAATGCCTTGGACCACATGCTTGAGCACGGCGCCCGACTACCGGCTGGCGAGTGCGAAGCAAGGCTCTCGCGCTGGCGAGAGCCTTACGTAATCTGAAGTACAGATCAGCGCCCCTTCCTCCACAACCACGCACCTACAAGAATTCCCATCCCGCACAGCACCGCCACA comes from the Pseudomonas granadensis genome and includes:
- a CDS encoding PIN domain-containing protein, with the protein product MSLIYISDTNIWIDFRNAGLLEQMFQLPFTLCCTDFVMQELADFPHKELLKRGLSVESFDESGVIKLFGLKIEHNNSSLADVSCYLLAQETGRPLLTGDGRLRRQAQRDGLRVHGALWLLDLMVEHKMINEQHAANALDHMLEHGARLPAGECEARLSRWREPYVI